Genomic window (Acidobacteriota bacterium):
GGGAAGCCGGTATTCCGCAAGGGTTACGGCGTCACTGATCTTCGAACCATGCATGCGATTGGCTCGGAGACTAATTTCAGGTTGGCGTCATTGACCAAGCAGTTCACTGCGATGGCCATCATGTTGCTCGTTCACGATGGCAAATTGAAATACGAGGACCATCTCACGGATGTGTTTCCCGACTTCCCTGCCTATGGCAAGTCGATCACGATTCGGGAAATGCTGAACCACACTTCGGGGCTCAAAGATTACGAAGACCTGATGGGAAAGCTTTTTGATGGCGCCGAGGGCAACACTCTGCAGATGAAAGACGCAGGTGTATACGACCTGTTGAAAAGTCAAACCGCCACCAAATTTCCTCCGGGCACGCATTGGGACTACAGCAACTCCGGGTACGTCTTGCTGGGGATCGTGGTGGAGAAGAAGTCGGGAATGAGCTTTGGCGATTTTCTTCGCTCTCGAATTTTCGATCCGCTCGACATGAGCCACACTGTGGCCTATGAGAGAGACATCAACGAAGTAACAAATCGGGCATACGGCCACACGCGAACGGACGGCAAATGGCGTGAGACGGACCAGAGTTCGACGTCGGCCACGCTTGGGGACGGCGGTATCTACACCTCGCTCAACGACCTCGAAAAGTGGGATCGCGCGCTGACCCGGCACACCCTGCTGACGGAAAAAGAAATGGCACCCGCGCTGGCTCCCCCAAAGACCGCGAGTGGTGGCCCGTTGCCCATGACCAACGGCGGGGCTGCTCCACTGTACGGCTTCGGGTGGTTTCTGGACCCGTACGAGGGACATCGCCGCTATACGCACTATGGCGAGACGGTCGGGTTCCGGACGGCGATTCAGCGCTACCCCGATGATCGCTTGACGGTAGTCGTGCTCTGCAATCGGTCGGAGACGGATGCGCCAGCGCTCGCGGAAAGCACGGCGAAACTGAATTTGAACGCTAAGTAGCTGGATAGAGTGTGGTTTTGCCGTCCCGCTTAAAGAAGCGTAAATCCAGCTACCGTTTGGGCAAGTCGCGCATCTAACTTTTCAGGCAGAACTGCAGTCTTCCACCTCCTCCTTGGGGCTGTTTGCACGGCGGCCCTTGGAGGTGGAGGCTGCTGTTGACTCCTCAAAGTTCTGTTTTCGCTACACTACTACATATGACAGCTTCCTTCCGTTATGTTCGTCTGGCATTGGGATTCGCTCTGGCCCTGGTCGCAGTATCCCCCCTGCGCGCGCAGGAAGGCACGCTCGACAAGTCCGATCCAAAAGGGATTACGACTGACGAAGTCATCAAGCGCTTTGCCGCCAAGGAAAAAGAATTCCAGACCGCGCGCGACCAGTACACGTTCCGGCAGGACGTGAAGGTCCAGACGCTCGAGGGCGACACACCCGACGGCGAGTACCGGCAGGTGTTCGACGTGAGCTTCGACGACAAGGGGCACAAGGTGAGAACGGTTGTCCTGTCGCCGCAGCCCACGCTGCAGCGTGTTCAGATGACGACAGAAGACTTTGAAGACATCGAAAACAGGCTTCCGTTCGTGCTCACATCCGACGAAATCGGGGAATACGACATCCTGTACGTCGGCCAGCAGAAACAGGACGAACTGAATACCTACGTGTTCGATATTGCGCCGAAAGAGATTGTGGGCAAGAAACGCTATTTTCAGGGACGCATCTGGGTCGACGCAGAGGATTATCAGATCGTAAAGACCTACGGCAAGACCGTGCCTGACATCAAGAAAAAGAAGGGACAGGAAAACCTGTTTCCCAAGTTCACGACCTGGCGTGAACAGATTGACGGCAAATACTGGTTTCCCACCTATACGCGGGCCGAAGACACCCTGAAATTTTCGACCAACGACGTGAAGATCCGCGAGATCGTCAAGTACATGAACTACCAGAGATTTGGAGCGAAGGTGACGATCACCTATCAGGGTGAAGAAGTGAAGAAAGCGGATCCCGCAAAACAGCCGGATACGCCACAGGACAAACCACAGCAGAAACCGCAGTAGACTCTAGCCCTTCCAATGTCTGGCTTGGCGGCGCTTCATGTCGGCGAGTTCGTCTTTGATCTGGACGAGTCGTAATCGGCGCTGCTCCTGGGCGGAGTTGTCGGTATGGCTGTGGGATTCACGATCTTGATACTGGGAGCTCATGTCCTGCAGATCCCGGATTTCCTGGCGTAGGCCAACCAACCGCTGAGAGACGTCGACGAGGTCCATACCCCATCATACGACACTTTCTAACGGCTGAATGGAGCGGCGCTCCCCGATGGACTCGCACCATCCGAGCCAACAGGATGTGACCAAGGTAACCAGTGCGAATCGCCGAGTCTGCTATACTACTGATGACGCGATTTCCACGGTTTGCTCGTCACGCGGTGGTTCCTGGTGGAACCAGATTCATCTCCGCATTTCCTGCCCGCCGTTAATCTAGCGTAAATCTAAAAGTGTGAGCGGCGCGAAAACGCTGGACGTGTGTCTGAGTGTGTGACAACGGGCCCCTCAAAGAAAGAAACAAAAGAATGAGTGCATTTACAGAACTGCCCCTTTCGGCTGCATTGCAGCAGAAGCTGGCGGCAGGTCAATTTGTAACCTTAACCCCTATCCAGGAAAAGGCGATTCCGCCGGCACTGGAAGGCAAAGACGTCATCGGCACGGCCCAGACGGGAACCGGCAAGACGCTGGCGTTCCTGATTCCGATTATCGAGATGCTGGATCGTGAACCAACTCGCCAGGCACTGTCGCTGGTGCTGTTGCCGACCCGCGAACTCGCCATGCAGGTGTACGAGCAGTACGAACAGTTGCGTAGCAAGGCGATGCCAAAAGCGTCGCTCGTGATTGGCGGCGTATCCGAGAAGGCACAGATCCAGGCGCTACGCGCTGGATCTCCTCTAGTCATCGCGACTCCCGGACGCCTGCAGGACTTTATCAATCGCAAACTCGTCGATCTCCGCAACGTGAAGTTGCTGGTGCTGGACGAAGCCGACCGCATGCTGGACATGGGCTTCCTGCCTGCGATCCGGCGCATCGTGACCGTGCTCCCCATCCGGCGGCAGACCCTTTGTTTCTCAGCCACGCTGGAAGCATCGGTCGCCTCGCTGGTCAATGACTACATGAGGAGCCCTGTGCGAGTCGCACTCGGGTCGGTGTTGAAACCGGCAGAGAGCGTACAGTTGCAGGCTTTTGAAGTGCGGCCGGGAGAAAAACTCGACCTGCTCCGCCAGCTACTCTATGCGGAAAAGGGACAGACCCTGGTCTTCACGCGTACCAAGCGCGGCGCACAGCGCCTCGCCAAGGAATTGGAGCGCGATGGATTCTCGTGCGCCCTGATTCACGGCGACCGCACGCAATCTCAACGAAATGGAGCGCTCAGCGGATTTCAGGAAGGGCGCTATCAGATCCTGGTTGCAACTGACATTGCATCGCGTGGTCTGCACGTGGACGACGTCGCTCATGTGGTGAACTACGATTTGCCGAAGATGGCAGAGGATTTCATCCACCGCGTGGGCCGTACTGGACGCGCAGGATCAGAAGGCCGAGCTTCTTCGCTGGTCACCGGCGTCGAAGTATTGGAACTGCGTCAGATCGAACGCACATTGGGATTGCGCATCGAACGTAAGCAAAAAGATGCCGCTGGAAAAGATCTCCCCAAGCGCGTCGTGCAGAACACTTTGGCTTCCCGCACGCTGTCCGCGTTGCCGGGCGAAGTGTTCGTCTAGAAGCCTTTCCATCCAGAAATAAGGGAAAAGAAAAGCCGGGGCATTATGCCCCGGCTTTTTTCGATGGCTCTCAGTTGCTGCTATTTCGTCTCGCTGACTTCGGGTGAAGAAAAATCCTCGTCTTCGGCGCCGATGCGGAAAAGCGCCGCCTGTGCTTCCGCGGCTTCTCGCATTTCACGAGCTTCTTGCAGCTCGTCGACCACGGTGCCTTCGGGTCTGTCTTGCTTGATTTGAGTTTTACGCTCGGCTTTGTCGCGAGCTTTTTGCTGGCGCGCTTGTTCTTTTTGACGCTTTGTAAACGTCGATCGTCCTCTTGGCATTTACAATCCCCATTTCTGTAGTGTCGATCTTGCCCTGGCAGTGCCGGGAGAGGGCTGCGGGCGAATCCTTTGAAGCTACCAGCGCGGCTCGCGAGGCTGACGCGCATGGCCTTGATAATCGTCGCGGCCTCCGCCACCACCGAAATGCCGGCCACCACCACCGCCGCCACCCTTGGGCCGATCCGTCTTCGGCTTCGCCTCGTTGATCTTCAAGGCACGGCCTCCGAGTTCCTTACCGTCGAGCGCGGCGATCGCCTTATCGGCTTCCCCGGCGTTCGTCATTTCCACAAAAGCGAAGCCCCGCGAACGGCCGGTTTCACGGTCGGTCACGATGCTGATCTTGTCGACGGCACCGTGCGCCTCGAACACTGTGCGCAAGTCAGATTCGGTCGTGCTGTGCGGCAGATTTCCAACGTAGAGATTCTTCATTGCGCTCCTAAGTGTTCTTTCTTTTCTATTGTAATGCAGGCGGGATAATGGCGCTCTAGGGCCGACCGTGCCTAGTAGAACAAATACTTCCGCCACTTGTCGTCGGAGTGGCCCATGAGCCGCATGATGTGGCGACTGGTGTGGAGATTGAAAGAACGAGGCTCGCGCGTGGGCCGCATGTTGGCTTCGTGCGGAAGCTGATTCCCCTTGCGGCGATTGCAGGGGTGGCAGCAAGCGACCAGGTTTTCCCAGGTAGAAAGGCCTCCGCGCGAACGCGGAATCACGTGGTCAAGGGTGAGTTCCCCGGAGGGCAGCGCCGTGCTGCAATACTGGCAGGTATTGCGATCGCGCAACAGAATGTTCTTCCGCGACAACGCCCGTGACTGGTGCGGAATCCGACGATACTCCAGCAGGCGAATCACGGACGGCAGTCGCACGGCCAGGCGCGCGGCATGCAGGAAGTGCCCGTTCTCTTCCTCGGTCATGGCAACGCCCTTCAACACCAGGACAATGGCGCGTCTGGCGGCACAAACGTTGATGGGCTCGTAGGAAGCGTTCAACACCAGCACCGGTTGATGCAGGGCGTGGCCATCGTCGGGCTGATGCATTCCCGAAGCAAGCAGAGCTCCAGGGATAAGCCCGCGGCCCCCTCCCATCGCCGAGTTATAGCTTCGTAGAGACATGACGCTTCACAACTGCTAGCCATTCGCCGCAGCAGCCATGCTGACAGCAGTTCCTTCTTCCGTTTCCGGTACTGCAAATATTTCATGGATCTTCAGCGTGCGTGCGACGGTCGCGACATAGACACGACTGGCTCCTGCCCTGCGCAAGACCCGGGCACATTCCGAAACGGTAGTCCCGGTCGTGTACACATCGTCCACTAATAAGACATTGCGTGTCATGATTCGCTCGGGATCGACGACTCCAAAGGCGCCACGCAAATTCTCTCTTCTTTGATGCCTTGTCAGGCCGATCTGGGATGCGGTTTCCCGGCGCCGCACGAGCGCACGAGCAGAAATCTGGAAACGCTCAGGACGGCGCAGCTGTTTCAATGCTGCGCGGGCGATCAGCTCCGACTGATTGAATCCACGTTGGCTGTGCTTGCTCGCGTGGAGTGGAACCGGCACCACCAGAATCTGCCCTGCTGGAAAAATGGGGTCGAGGCCGGTAATCGTCTCGGCCAGCATCCGTCCCAGCACCGCCGCGGCCGGACGAACCTGCTGAAACTTCAGCAAGTGGATTAGGTCACGCAGCCCACCGTCATAGCTCCCGTAGGCCGCTGCTTTCTCAAACGGCGGATGCAATTGCTGGCACAATCCACAGAGCGGTTCGCTTCGATCCAGGAACGCGGGCGAGAGCAGTGCTTCACCACAAACACCGCACAAACATCCGGCCAGCGGACGGAGGGATTCCAGACAAGTTTCACAAACGGGAAGCCTTGCAATGCGAACCAGGGGAGCGTTGCAGATACGGCAATCGGCGGGAAAAAACGTAAAAAATAGACTCGCTGCAGCATGCTCTGCCCAATGGCGAGAACCTGCTGCATGACCCCGGCCAGCCGGTATTCGAAAGCCAGTACTGCTGAAGACGGCCTCCTGCTTCCGGGCGAGGAGTTTGGGGGCTCTCGCCAGGCTAACTGTGCCCAGTATAGACGCGGCTCATAGCGTTATGCAACGCGGCTTCCAGCACTAGAGTCACTGGAGGAACGACTGTCCACCCGACCTGAGGCAGCACGCGATTCCAAAGCTGGAACTCTCCGAAAAACATAGGTGCGATGGAAACAACGTTCGCAGCGCACAGGTTTCAGCATCAGAGGAACAAGAAAGAATTGTTCGAGGAAGCGCCGGTACCTCGAACGATAGGCTTTCTGACCTCCGCAACCGGGGCAGCGGAATTCGCTCAGGAAGCGTAAGTAGGGGGATCCGATGAAAGACAGGGCGATCACCTCCCGGCCAGGGTATTTCATTGTAACCCTGAGAAACGCACAGAGTCGCGGTGGAGGTCGCTGATAATCCTGTTTCAAGGTGTTCTCTGCACTTGTAAAGCGGCCTTTTGGCGTGCTAAGGTGCGCCGTTCTGTTAATGTGAATCGGAAATTAAACTCTGCTACCGCATAGAGGACATGAATGAGCACTCCTCCGGATACCGCCTCCCAAGCATCTCGCAAGCACCGACCCTACGTTCCCGAGACCATGGAGATGAAGGAATTAACCTTCCGCGCCGTGTTTCTCGGCTTGATCCTGACCGTGGTTCTGGGAGCGGCAAACGCCTACCTGGGATTGCGGGCAGGCATCACGATCGCCGCCACGTATCCAGCCGCCGTGATCGCCATGGCAGTGTTGCGAGCCTGGAAAGGGTCGCTGCTGGAAGAGAACATTGCTCGAACAGCGGGATCGATCGGTGAGGGAATTGCGGCGGGAGCCATTTTCACGATCCCTGCGTTTCTGATCGCGAAGGCGTGGCCGTCATTTCGCCCGCAGGATGCCTACTGGAAGTCAACCGCACTGATCATGGTGGGCAGCGTTCTCGGCGTCTTGTTCATTTCACTGGTACGCCGCACGATGGTCGAAGATCCGGAGCTTCCCTTCCCGGAATCGGTGGCGGCGGCCGAAATTCACAAAGCAGGACAACGTGGCGCCGAAGCGGCGAAATATCTTTTCTGGAACATTGGCGTGGGCGGCGTTGTTTACATGCTGGGCAAATTTGGCCTGTTCGCCTCCGACAAAGATTTTCATTTCCCGATTGGCAATCTGGGACACTCCCAACTTCGACTTGGACCGGCAGGTAGTACCAACCTGGTAGCCACGGGCGCAACCACGATGTTCCCCGCGGCGAGCGTAAGCCCTGCATATTTGGGCGTGGGATACATCATCGGACTGCGACTGGCTTCGATCCAGTTTGCGGGTGGCGTGCTGGCGTGGGGCCTGATGGTTCCCGTGCTTGTCTATTTCCTTGGGCCACAACTGCGAGGATATTTGCCAGCCGATACTCCAGAGAACTGGGCCGGAATGGTGCTGGCCGTGTGGCGATTCATCGTGCGGCCGATTGCCGTCGGAGGAATGCTGGTCGGAGCCGCCTACACGCTTTTCAAGATGCGGAAGAGCCTGACCGCCGGACTGGGCAAGGCGTTTGCCGATTTGAAGCAGACGTCGGCCGACCGAGCCAAGTTGTCGCGGACCGAGCAGTACATGAGTTCCAAGGTCGTCCTCGGATTGATTGCACTCATGTTCGTGCTGATGTGCCTTCTGTATATCAACATTTCGCATTTGCGCGGCCCGGCCGTTTTGGCGGCCGGAGTCATGATCGTGGTTGGCTTTTTCTTCGCTACTGTGTCCGGAAACCTGGTTGGGTTTATCGGATCGTCGAACAATCCGATCTCGGGACTGACACTCTCTACTTTGCTGATTGCCGCGCTCCTGATGGTCTCCTTGGGAGTCTCGGGAGTAGAGGGCGTAGCCGTAGTCCTCGGCGTTGCTGCGGTGGTTTGCGTTTCCTCGGCGGTCGCAGGCGAGTTGCTGCAGGATTTCAAGGTTGGATACATCCTTGGCGGTACCCCTCGCAAGATTCAAATCGCGGAATTGATCGCGGTCGTCGTCGCCAGCCTGGTAATGTACTGGCCGCTATACCTTCTGAACGCGGCCAACATCCAGGCCGGTGGAATCGGCTTTGGCGACCGCCAGTTACCGGCGGTGCAGTCCGGCCTGATGGCCACGCTTGCGCAAGGCATTGTCGGCGGCGATATGCCGTGGGCGCTGGTGGTGGTCGGAATCTTCTTCGGACTTGCCATGATCATGATGCAGGTCAAGAGTCCGATGCTGGTTGCAGTCGGAATGTATCTCCCCTTTGAAACAACGTTTGCCATCTTCCTCGGCGGAGTGTTTCGCGCCATCGGCGACTGGCTGGGAGAACGACGGGGCCACAATGCGGCGCAGAAAATACGCGCAGAAAATGCAGGTGTGCTGACCGCCTCCGGCTTAATTGCAGGCGAAGCAATTCTGGGATTGGTTTGGGCCGGCCTGCAATTTGCCCCGGAGTGGGCTCGACCTCAGATCTTCAGTCAACCATCGTACCTGGCGGGCGTCGTCGTCATGGTTGGCCTCGCCGGGCTAATGATTAGGATTCCGCTTTCGAGCGCCGGCGATCCGAACGAACCCGCCCCGCCGAGCGGAATGATGTAATCGTTTACTACTTTCAGAACTGTCATCCCGAGCGAAGCGAGGGATCTGCATTGGGTGGGCGACTGCAGATCCCTCGCTTCGCTCGGGATGACAGTTTCCAACAAGTATTTCGCTGCTTTTCCCTGTGATCTAATTGTGCCAATGTCCATCGCTGCAAACGTGGCACTCGTGCGTGAACGAATTGACGCTGCGGCTCGTCGGGCCAATCGCAATCCGGACGAAATCACGTTGATGGGCGTCAGCAAGACCTTCCCTGTAGAACGAATCCGCGAGGCCTATGCGGCTGGGCTGCGGGTGTTCGGTGAGAATCGCGTACAGGAATTTTCCGACAAGGTCGGTGCTTTGCGCGATTTGACGGACGCGGAGTGGCACCTGATTGGACATCTGCAGAGCAACAAAGCGGCCAAGGCAGTGGAACTCTTTGGCGCAGTAGATTCAGTTGACTCCATCAAACTCGCCGAACGGCTCAACACATTCGCGGAAAATGCGGGCAAGACGCTGCCGATTCTGATTGAGGTCAATGTCGGCGGCGAGGAAGCGAAAACTGGCCTCGCTCCTGCCTCGCCAGAGTTCGAGCAGATATTACTCGCAGCGCCGCGATGGCAGTACTTACGCGTTCGCGGGTTGATGACGGTTCCTCCGTATGCGGATGATCCGGAATCAGCTCGGCCGTTCTTTCGTCAATTGCGAGCGATTCGAGACCAGATCGCTGCGCGCAGATTGCCGGCAGTAGAAATGAATACGCTGTCCATGGGGATGTCTCACGATTTCGAGGTTGCGATTGAAGAGGGATCAACCTGCGTGCGGGTGGGTACGGCGATCTTCGGGACCAGAGAAGAAGCTTAACCGAAGTGTCTTTCGATGGCAGCGTTCACGAGCACTCACGATGGAGTCACGTTCGCGGTCAAAGTTCATCCTCGCGCGAAGAAGAACGCCATCACGGGCCAAGTCGGCGAGGCCCTCAAAGTGTCCCTTACCGCTCCTCCCGTCGACGGCAAAGCCAATGACGCCTGCATCGATTTCTTTGCAAAACTTTTGAAGGTACCGCGTTCGTCCGTTACTATTGCTGCCGGCCAGACCAGCCGGAATAAAGTGATCCGGGTGGTGGGGCTGACCGCGCAACAAGTGCGGGAGTGTATCGGCGTTTAAACGCGGGCGGGGGCGCCCGCGCCACATAACACCCAGGAGCCCATCGTGACTTTTGCGGAACGGTTAGAGGAAATTCGGACTGGCTTCGAGCGTCCCTTCTGGATCGCGAATATCACAGAGATCTTCGAACGGCTTTCCTACTACGGCGCGTTCGCGTCACTGGCGTTGTACCTGCAGGGGAAACTGAATTTCTCTACCGAGCAAACCGGGACACTGACTGGCTTGTTTGGTGGCATGGTCTGGTTCATGGCCATGTTCGGAGGAGCCGCGGCAGACCGCCTCGGTTTCCGCCGCGCGCTCTCGCTCGCTTACCTGTTGTTGGCGGTCGCGTATTTTCTGATCGGCTCGATCGCTGCGCCATGGCTGGCGCCGATCCGCAACGCTGTCCCGCTGGGCCTCTTCGTCGGAGTCATTCTCGTGTTGCCGGCATTGGGCGTCGCGCTGGTCAAACCGTGCGTGGTCGGCACCACAGCACGCGCCTCCAAGGAGAATGTCCGCTCCATCGGTTATTCCATCTACTACACCATGGTGAACATCGGCGGCGCACTCGGACCGCTGTATGCCAACTGGGCGCACCAGCATCTCGGAGTTGAGAATGTGTACCGCGTGGCGGCGGTCAGTGTTTTCGCCATGTTTTTTGTCGTGATCCTTTTCTTCCGGGAACCGCGCAAAGCCAGCGACGCCCCTCCACCTTCGATCGTCACCGTGGCGCGGAATTTCTGTGTTGTGGTCGGGAATGCCTGGCTCGTTCTCCCTGCACTTGGAGTCCTGCTACTGCTACGGGTTTCGATGTTCTTCCTGCCTTATGCAATTCCGTGGTGGGTATGGCTCGCCCTGCTTGGGATCGTGCTCGCGGGCGCCAGCAAGTTCCTCTGGTTCCTTCTGCTCTTCACCGGTTATTGGGTTGTCTTCTGGCAGCAGTACATCAGTTTGCCGGGGTACATCCAGAACTACGTCGATCCGAAGGCGCCGGTTGAACTGGTGCTGGTCACCGATGGACTCACGGTAATTTGCCTGACACTCCTGCTGAATTACCTGACGCGCAAGATCTCGGCGTTTCCAGCGGTGATCCTGGGCACGGTGATCACATCGGTTTCATGGCTGATTCTCGCGGTGCGGCCAACGGTATGGGGCGCGGTGCTCGTACTCTTCGTGTTGGCCCTCGGCGAAATCATTCAAGCGCCGCGTTACTACGAATATATTTCCCGCCTTGCCCCGCCCGGACAGCAGGGCACCTACATGGGATTCGCCTTCCTTCCCATCGGCATTGGATCGATCATCGGCGGGTGGTTTGGCGGAACGGTCGTCCATCGCTTTGGAGAAGTCGCACATCAGCCGCAGATGATCTGGTGGAGCGTGACGGCGGTAGGCCTGGTCACGGCAGCAGCGCTATGGATTTACGACAAAATTGTTAAGACCGCCGCACCCGCCGTATCGGCAACGTAGTAATTCACATCACAGCATTTCGCGTTCGCATTGGTTTATGATGAGCGGCCCTGACGGGCTGGGCCCGTCTTTCGGTGCGATCATGGCCAAGCGCAAACTCGCTCCCGAGTACATTGCTGCGCACATCCGCAGAGTATTGAAGGATGGCGGATCCGCTCCCCACTCCGAAGAAGTGCAGTGGTTTTTCAAAGAAGAAGTGAAATCGCGCGGGTGGTATACCGCCGAACTCCGCAAAGTCGCGGTTCGCTTCCGGCGCGCTATGGTTCGAGAACGAGGCCTGGAATTCGTCGTACGTGTCGCGGACAAGCTCTTCTCCGGGAGCTATCTGGAAGAAAAAGTTTTTGCGGTTTTTCTACTCGAGAAGCAGACGCATCTTTTCGGAGAAGAAGAATTCAAGCTTTTTACTTCGTGGCTGGACCGCGTAAGTAGTTGGGCGGATCACGATGCGCTGGCCCACTATCTGCTCGCTCCCATGGTCTATGCCAAACCTGCGCGTTGCCGGGAAGTTTTTCGCTGGGCGAAATCAAAGAACCGCTGGCGCCGTCGTGCGGCATGCGTGGCGTTGATCTTGCGTCCGGAACAAAAGAAGTTTTTTGCCGAAATCGTGCGTCTCTCGGAGCAGTTGTTGCAGGATCAAGACGACATGGTGCAGAAGGGATTGGGATGGCTTCTCCGCGAGATGGCCAAGGCCGATCCTACGCGGACTGTACCTTACCTGATGACGATTCGCAGCCGCGCTCCGCGGCTCGTGCTACGGACGGCCTGCGAAACGCTCACTCCCGCCGAGCGGCGGCGAGTGTTGAAGTAGTGGAATGCGGCGTCAATCCAGAAAAACTTCATCGGCATAGCACCATCGCCAGTCTTCACCCGGCTCAAACGACTTCACAATCGGGTGCTTCTCATGTCGATAATGCGCGGTGGCGTGCTTGTTCTTGGACGAATCGCAACAGCCGACATGTCCGCACGACAGGCAGAGTCGCAGATGCACCCAGGTGTCGCCCATCTCCAGACACTCTTTGCAGCCCTTGCCGCTGGGTTTCACTTTGTGAATTTCGCCGAGGTGAGTACATGCAGTCGCCATCACGATCTCCTACTAGGCGCAGACGCGCGGTTGAACGATTCAAAAACAGGAATCTGCCGAAGATGTGGCCGGCTTCAGTGCCCTGCTTCCTCCAGATACTTCTCGACTTCGAGGGCTGCCATGCAGCCGCTGCCGGCGGCGGTAATGGCCTGGCGATAGCGGCGGTCCTGCACGTCGCCGCAGGCGAAGACGCCGGGCACTTTGGTGAATACGTTCTTGGTGGTGATCAGATAACCGTCCGCATCGGCATCCAGTTGACCTTCGAAAATCTTGGCGTTGGGAACGTGGCCGATGCCGAGGAACATGGCGCTGGTCGGGAAATCCCAACTCTCCCCGGTCTTGAGGTTGCGCAAACGAAGCGCAGTTACCTCGTGCTTGCCGACATCGAGGACGTCATCCAC
Coding sequences:
- a CDS encoding DNA alkylation repair protein; the protein is MAKRKLAPEYIAAHIRRVLKDGGSAPHSEEVQWFFKEEVKSRGWYTAELRKVAVRFRRAMVRERGLEFVVRVADKLFSGSYLEEKVFAVFLLEKQTHLFGEEEFKLFTSWLDRVSSWADHDALAHYLLAPMVYAKPARCREVFRWAKSKNRWRRRAACVALILRPEQKKFFAEIVRLSEQLLQDQDDMVQKGLGWLLREMAKADPTRTVPYLMTIRSRAPRLVLRTACETLTPAERRRVLK
- a CDS encoding UBP-type zinc finger domain-containing protein yields the protein MATACTHLGEIHKVKPSGKGCKECLEMGDTWVHLRLCLSCGHVGCCDSSKNKHATAHYRHEKHPIVKSFEPGEDWRWCYADEVFLD